In the genome of Pirellulales bacterium, the window GTCGATCGATTCAGCGAGCATGCCGCGGACCGCCGCGCCCCGCGCCCCACGCGTCGACAGGTGCGGCAGGACGCCGATCACCTTCATGCCCAGGCCCTCGCCAACCTCGTTCACGTTGGCGATCCGGCGGGAGTTGAACTCGAGCAGCGCCACACCGACCAGCGAACCCAGCATGCCCAGCACGCCGCAGATCAGCACGATGCCGTACTTGGTCATCAAATTGTTGCCCTGGATCGCCGCTGGATCGAGCAGGCGGACGCGTTCCGGCGAATCGAGCTCGATGCGCAACTGGTTCACTTCTGTGGCGATTTTGGCGGTGACCTCTTCGAGCTCTTTGAGCTCGGCCGATTTCGATTGCAACTCGGAGGACTGCTTGGTGAGATTGACCACCTGCGCTTGCATCCCCGCCAGACGGTCTTCCGCCTTGCGCAGGTGATCGCGGCGCAGCTTCAGTTCGACGTTGTAATTGGCCAACTCGTTGCGTGTCTTGGTGACGTTTTCCTGCTTGACGAGCACGATCAGCTCTTGCCGGGCCTGGGCACGGCGCTGGGCCATGTCGTCCTGGAGCTGCGCGAGTTTGTCTTCCATTGCCTGCAACATGCGGTTTGCAGCCGAGGCATTGCCCCGGGCCGTGGCCCGGCGTGACTCAAAGGCCACGCGCAAATCCATCAGGTTCTTTTGCAGGGCCTGATACTCGACGTTGTCCTTGAGGTACTCGTCGATCATGGCCTCGGTAACCAGCGGCTCTTCGCTCTGGGCCTGGTTCAGCTTGGCAGTCGACAAGCCAACCTGCATTTCCAGGTCGTTGACGTGGCGCTTGGCAATGATCACTTCTTCGTGCGTGGTCAGCAGGTCGCGGTCGAAGGCCTCGAGCTTGCGCTTGACCGACTCGTTGCTGATCGAGCCGGTGCTCGCCGCGAGCGTTTCGATCTTTTCCCGCATCGAGGTGATTTCGCCGCGGTTCTTACGCAAGATGTCATTGAGCTTGGTGTACCTGGCGTCTCGGACCAGCCGATCTTGGCCGACGACTTCTTTGAGATACGCCTTGACGACGCCGTCGACGATTTCCTTCAATTCGCCCGGGTCCTGGCCCCAAAGCGACACGCTCAGCAACTGGCCGTCGCCCGGGAACGACGCCACGATGTTCTTCGCCAGGAAGGTTACCTGATCTGCCTCGGCCATGATCATCGGCGCCTTACCGACGTTTTCGTCGCGCAGAGCCACGTTCAGTACGAACGGGTTGGTCATCATCGTGGTCTGTGTGCGCTTGAACGTGACGAATTCTTCCGGTCCCACCCGTTCCGCAAAAATGTTGGCCGGCGGCATGATCTCGGCGCGCAACCAGCTCGTGGCCTGATACTTCGTCGGCATCAAGAACCAAGGCAAGGCCGCGAGCATCGCGCCGAGCGTCACGCCGAGCGCGGTGGCGAGAAACCAACGACGACGCAGCGCGCCCAAGAGCGACAAGGGCGTGGGAGGGGCGGTCAGCGCGGTCGGCTTCTGCACCGGCGTGCCCTGCCAGGACGGCAGCGCCGGCATCTCGATCGCCGATTCGTAGCTGGTCGGCACCAGGGCCACGTTGCCGCGGGAGCGATCGGGCAGCCCGGCCGCCGATCCGTTCGTGTAGCTCGTTTGTTCAGCGAGAGGGGGTAACACGGGCGCGGGATCTCCTACGAAGCATGGGAATACGGCAAACGGACGCGTGCGATGCGGTCAGGTGCTTGATGCATGGCAACCGGTCTCAGTCCGATAGGCAAACCACGGACCGCCGAAACCGATCAATGCCGCGCTGAATAAAGCAACCTCCTCATTCCCAACGGGTTACGGCCGCAAACATTCCGCGTTGAGCGAAGGCATCATGTTTCCTCGCGTCAACGTTGCCTGCCCTGCGTCGTGGTGTTGTTGCCACAACCGGGAAGGTGATGCGGCCTCGCGTCCCTCGAAGCCGAAACTCTCTATTCCGGGGCTAGGACCCTTTTCCCCCCAAACTGCCGCAGTCGTTCAAGTCGTCGCCGCGGGCCCATAGTCGAGCGACATGTCTTCCTCGTCGTCGTAGAGGAACAAATGGTCGAGCAATTGCAGTTCAATGTAGAGCAGTCCCAAGGCGAGCGGCATCATCACCCAGCCTGCCAGATCGTGGAACACTTTGTCCGCGATCTCGGGGCCGGCGGTCATGTGCAAGATGCCCGTCACCGTGATTCGCGTAATGTTCACGATCAAGGCGATCGGGAATGCACTGAGGATGATCACGATGCGTTCCCACCACGGCTTGTCGGTAATCAACGTGATTGCCACGCTGAGCGCGATAAAGATCG includes:
- a CDS encoding polysaccharide biosynthesis tyrosine autokinase; this translates as MLPPLAEQTSYTNGSAAGLPDRSRGNVALVPTSYESAIEMPALPSWQGTPVQKPTALTAPPTPLSLLGALRRRWFLATALGVTLGAMLAALPWFLMPTKYQATSWLRAEIMPPANIFAERVGPEEFVTFKRTQTTMMTNPFVLNVALRDENVGKAPMIMAEADQVTFLAKNIVASFPGDGQLLSVSLWGQDPGELKEIVDGVVKAYLKEVVGQDRLVRDARYTKLNDILRKNRGEITSMREKIETLAASTGSISNESVKRKLEAFDRDLLTTHEEVIIAKRHVNDLEMQVGLSTAKLNQAQSEEPLVTEAMIDEYLKDNVEYQALQKNLMDLRVAFESRRATARGNASAANRMLQAMEDKLAQLQDDMAQRRAQARQELIVLVKQENVTKTRNELANYNVELKLRRDHLRKAEDRLAGMQAQVVNLTKQSSELQSKSAELKELEEVTAKIATEVNQLRIELDSPERVRLLDPAAIQGNNLMTKYGIVLICGVLGMLGSLVGVALLEFNSRRIANVNEVGEGLGMKVIGVLPHLSTRGARGAAVRGMLAESIDGIRTSLLHSERGDSLRVILVTSAVAREGKTTVATQLAASLARAGRRTLLVDADLRSPSAHRLYEMPLEPGLCEVLRGETELDDAIRPTRAAGLWIVAAGKVCRECIHALAKNELRQLFARMRCEFDYVVIDAAPVLSTADTLTVGQHADGVVLSVLRSSSRAPKVYEACERLESVGIAVLGTVVNGVDTPLVRRMPELPGTGGPGTGEGKPAKVAKAKPAKPAAKPRGKAKTPA